The following proteins are co-located in the Eptesicus fuscus isolate TK198812 chromosome 9, DD_ASM_mEF_20220401, whole genome shotgun sequence genome:
- the RPL5 gene encoding 60S ribosomal protein L5 codes for MGFVKVVKNKAYFKRYQVKFRRRREGKTDYYARKRLVIQDKNKYNTPKYRMIVRVTNRDIICQIAYARIEGDMIVCAAYAHELPKYGVKVGLTNYAAAYCTGLLLARRLLNRFGMDKIYEGQVEVTGDEYNVESIDGQPGAFTCYLDAGLARTTTGNKVFGALKGAVDGGLSIPHSTKRFPGYDSESKEFNAEVHRKHIMGQNVADYMRYLMEEDEDAYKKQFSQYIKNNVTPDMMEEMYKKAHTAIRENPVYEKKPKKEVKKKRWNRPKMSLAQKKDRVAQKKASFLRAQERAAES; via the exons ATG GGGTTTGTGAAAGTTGTCAAGAACAAGGCCTACTTCAAGCGATACCAAGTGAAATTCAGAAGACGGCGAG aggGTAAAACTGATTACTATGCCCGGAAACGCTTGGTAATCCAGGATAAAAATAAGTACAACACACCTAAATACAGGATGATAGTTCGCGTAACCAACAGAGATATCATCTGTCAG atTGCTTACGCCCGTATAGAAGGAGATATGATCGTTTGTGCAGCTTATGCTCATGAACTCCCAAAGTATGGTGTGAAGGTTGGCCTGACAAATTATGCTGCAGCATATTGTACTGGCCTGCTGCTGGCCCGCAGG CTTCTCAATAGGTTTGGCATGGACAAGATCTATGAAGGCCAGGTGGAGGTGACTGGAGATGAATACAACGTGGAAAGCATTGATGGTCAACCTGGTGCCTTCACCTGCTATTTGGATGCAGGGCTTGCCAGAACTACTACTGGAAATAAAGTTTTTGGGGCCCTGAAGGGAGCTGTGGATGGAGGCCTTTCTATCCCTCACAG TACCAAACGATTCCCTGGTTATGATTCAGAAAGCAAGGAATTCAATGCAGAAGTACATCGGAAGCACATCATGGGCCAGAACGTTGCAGATTATATGCGCTATCTAATGGAAGAAGATGAAGATGCTTACAAGAAACAGTTCTctcaatatataaagaacaacgTAACTCCAGACATG ATGGAGGAGATGTATAAGAAAGCTCATACTGCTATACGAGAGAATCCAGTCTATGAAAAGAAGCCTAAGAAAGAAGTTAAAAAGAAGAG GTGGAACCGTCCCAAAATGTCTCTTGCCCAGAAGAAAGATCGGGTAGCTCAGAAGAAAGCAAGCTTCCTCAGAGCTCAGGAACGGGCTGCTGAGAGCTAA